One genomic segment of Hordeum vulgare subsp. vulgare chromosome 2H, MorexV3_pseudomolecules_assembly, whole genome shotgun sequence includes these proteins:
- the LOC123429600 gene encoding GDSL esterase/lipase At1g28570-like, giving the protein MAVASTLPGQLVLVAALLALSVAITALASASPAPANQSRCYKHLFSFGDSLIDTGNSIVNSTPPGPVLKLPYGETFFGRPTGRWSDGRLVVDFIVERLGLPYWPAYLQAAAGKSPAEEFRYGANFAVTAATALSQDFFIKKNLRVDLRPRIPFYSLGVQIGWFKKVLAALASTDKERKEVMESSLFLVGEIGVNDYHHPFLQNKTLEWVRPLVPQVISSIALSIEALIELGAKTMYVPGIFPLGCTPQYLVLFPGDDRDPATGCLPWLNDLILLHNHMLKAKLDELRRRHHGVSITYVDSYHNVLSLITKPAENGFGVGTVLEACYPLLSLGPAAVPCSDPSKYVSFDGLHMTEAAYKIMARGALDGPFAVPPIMSKCNHNC; this is encoded by the exons ATGGCGGTGGCGTCTACTCTGCCTGGGCAGCTCGTGCTGGTGGCCGCTCTTCTTGCGCTGTCCGTCGCCATTACGGCGTTGGCGTCGGCGTCCCCTGCgcctgcgaaccagagtcgctgcTACAAGCATCTATTCAGCTTTGGCGACTCTCTGATCGACACCGGCAACTCAATCGTCAACTCCACTCCGCCGGGGCCCGTCCTAAAGTTGCCCTACGGCGAGACCTTCTTTGGCCGACCCACCGGCCGCTGGTCCGACGGCCGCCTCGTCGTTGACTTCATCG TGGAGAGGCTGGGGCTCCCATACTGGCCGGCGTACCTGCAGGCGGCTGCCGGGAAGTCGCCGGCGGAGGAGTTCCGGTACGGCGCCAATTTCGCGGTGACGGCCGCCACGGCATTGAGCCAGGATTTCTTCATCAAGAAGAACCTCAGAGTTGACCTTCGTCCCCGGATCCCCTTTTACTCCTTGGGCGTCCAGATCGGCTGGTTCAAGAAAGTGCTTGCCGCGCTCGCCTCCACGGACAAAG AGAGGAAAGAGGTGATGGAGAGCTCGCTGTTCCTGGTGGGGGAGATCGGCGTCAACGACTACCACCACCCCTTCCTGCAGAACAAGACGCTCGAATGGGTCAGGCCCCTCGTGCCCCAGGTCATCAGCTCCATCGCTCTCTCCATCGAGGCCCTGATCGAGCTGGGCGCCAAGACCATGTACGTGCCGGGCATCTTCCCGCTGGGGTGCACCCCGCAGTACCTCGTGCTCTTCCCCGGCGACGACCGCGACCCTGCCACGGGCTGCCTCCCGTGGCTCAACGACCTCATCCTTCTCCACAACCACATGTTGAAAGCCAAGCTcgacgagctccgccgccgccatcACGGCGTGTCCATCACCTATGTCGACTCCTACCACAACGTCCTTAGCCTCATCACCAAGCCGGCGGAGAACGGGTTCGGCGTGGGAACGGTGCTGGAAGCATGCTACCCTCTCTTGAGCCTTGGGCCGGCGGCGGTGCCGTGCTCCGACCCGTCGAAGTACGTGTCGTTCGACGGCCTGCACATGACCGAGGCAGCGTACAAGATCATGGCCCGCGGAGCGCTCGACGGCCCGTTCGCCGTGCCGCCCATCATGTCCAAATGCAACCACAACTGCTAG